From one Rhodamnia argentea isolate NSW1041297 chromosome 1, ASM2092103v1, whole genome shotgun sequence genomic stretch:
- the LOC115743312 gene encoding transmembrane protein 208 homolog isoform X1, which produces MANQGAKKRKEENARHMARLRYLIIACNVIYILVRMLIFHSSFTWKHWIGLLVTSAAYAIPYLQLAKLAKPTYANDGELLDGGFDMSTGGVCEYLHDLIFITSFVQVASIISGKFWYTYLVIPAFGAYKSFGFVKGFLPTGSEDALEDDKTRKKREKMEKRASRNKFVKTRAR; this is translated from the exons ATGGCGAATCAAGGAGCGAAGAAGCGTAAGGAAGAGAACGCGCGCCACATGGCGAGGCTCCGCTACCTCATCATCGCCTGCAAC GTTATATACATTTTAGTGAGAATGCTCATCTTTCACTCCTCTTTCACCTGGAAACATTGGATTGGGCTGCTTGTCACCTCTGCAGCATATGCAATTCCATACCTGCAACTTGCTAAATTGGCCAAGCCCACTTATGCTAATGATGGAGAGCTTCTAGATGGTGGATTCGACATGAGTACTGGTGGAGTCTGTGA ATATCTGCATGACCTGATCTTCATTACGAGTTTTGTGCAAGTGGCATCCATCATTTCGGGGAAATTCTGGTACACATATTTGGTG ATTCCTGCATTTGGAGCATATAAATCTTTTGGCTTTGTTAAAGGATTTCTGCCGACAGGTTCTGAG GATGCCTTGGAAGATGATAAAACTcgcaagaagagagaaaagatggaGAAAAGAGCTTCAAGAAACAAGTTTGTTAAGACAAGAGCTAGATAG
- the LOC115743312 gene encoding transmembrane protein 208-like isoform X3 produces the protein MANQGAKKRKEENARHMARLRYLIIACNVIYILVRMLIFHSSFTWKHWIGLLVTSAAYAIPYLQLAKLAKPTYANDGELLDGGFDMSTGGVCEYLHDLIFITSFVQVASIISGKFWYTYLVDALEDDKTRKKREKMEKRASRNKFVKTRAR, from the exons ATGGCGAATCAAGGAGCGAAGAAGCGTAAGGAAGAGAACGCGCGCCACATGGCGAGGCTCCGCTACCTCATCATCGCCTGCAAC GTTATATACATTTTAGTGAGAATGCTCATCTTTCACTCCTCTTTCACCTGGAAACATTGGATTGGGCTGCTTGTCACCTCTGCAGCATATGCAATTCCATACCTGCAACTTGCTAAATTGGCCAAGCCCACTTATGCTAATGATGGAGAGCTTCTAGATGGTGGATTCGACATGAGTACTGGTGGAGTCTGTGA ATATCTGCATGACCTGATCTTCATTACGAGTTTTGTGCAAGTGGCATCCATCATTTCGGGGAAATTCTGGTACACATATTTGGTG GATGCCTTGGAAGATGATAAAACTcgcaagaagagagaaaagatggaGAAAAGAGCTTCAAGAAACAAGTTTGTTAAGACAAGAGCTAGATAG
- the LOC115743312 gene encoding transmembrane protein 208-like isoform X2 translates to MGRHLIRTFEVIYILVRMLIFHSSFTWKHWIGLLVTSAAYAIPYLQLAKLAKPTYANDGELLDGGFDMSTGGVCEYLHDLIFITSFVQVASIISGKFWYTYLVIPAFGAYKSFGFVKGFLPTGSEDALEDDKTRKKREKMEKRASRNKFVKTRAR, encoded by the exons ATGGGCCGACACTTGATTAGGACATTTGAA GTTATATACATTTTAGTGAGAATGCTCATCTTTCACTCCTCTTTCACCTGGAAACATTGGATTGGGCTGCTTGTCACCTCTGCAGCATATGCAATTCCATACCTGCAACTTGCTAAATTGGCCAAGCCCACTTATGCTAATGATGGAGAGCTTCTAGATGGTGGATTCGACATGAGTACTGGTGGAGTCTGTGA ATATCTGCATGACCTGATCTTCATTACGAGTTTTGTGCAAGTGGCATCCATCATTTCGGGGAAATTCTGGTACACATATTTGGTG ATTCCTGCATTTGGAGCATATAAATCTTTTGGCTTTGTTAAAGGATTTCTGCCGACAGGTTCTGAG GATGCCTTGGAAGATGATAAAACTcgcaagaagagagaaaagatggaGAAAAGAGCTTCAAGAAACAAGTTTGTTAAGACAAGAGCTAGATAG